One genomic region from Anopheles bellator chromosome 2, idAnoBellAS_SP24_06.2, whole genome shotgun sequence encodes:
- the LOC131210803 gene encoding glutamine synthetase 2 cytoplasmic isoform X2 translates to MVGMSRTLELSPNAHINKSLLDKYMALPMPDGKIQATYIWIDGTGENVRCKDRTLDFIPQTPSELPIWNYDGSSTYQAQGSNSDVYLHPVALYKDPFRRGNNILVLCETYRYDGTPTESNKRKSCLEVCKLSADEHPWFGIEQEYTLLDVDGRPLGWPKNGFPGPQGPYYCGVGADKVYARDIVDAHYRACLYAGVKICGTNAEVMPAQWEYQVGPCEGIQIGDDLWMSRFLLHRVAEEFGIVATLDPKPMQGDWNGAGAHTNVSTQTMREPGGIAEIEKAITKLSKHHDRHIRAYDPNGGKDNERRLTGKHETSSIHDFNAGVANRGCSIRIPRGVSDQGCGYFEDRRPSSNCDPYSVSEAILRTICLDE, encoded by the exons ATGGTTGG AATGTCGCGAACGTTGGAGCTGTCGCCGAATGCGCACATCAACAAGTCGCTGCTCGACAAGTACATGGCCTTGCCGATGCCGGACGGCAAAATTCAGGCAACGTACATCTGGATCGACGGAACTGGCGAAAACGTACGCTGTAAAGATCGTACACTCGACTTTATTCCCCAGACGCCAAGTG AGCTACCCATTTGGAACTACGACGGAAGCTCCACGTACCAGGCGCAGGGCTCGAACTCGGACGTCTATCTTCACCCGGTGGCCCTCTACAAGGATCCGTTTCGGCGCGGGAACAACATTCTGGTGCTGTGTGAGACGTACCGCTACGATGGTACACCCACCGAGTCCAACAAGCGCAAATCGTGCCTGGAGGTGTGCAAGCTGTCGGCAGACGAACATCCGTGGTTCGGAATAGAACAGGAATACACGCTGTTGGATGTTGACGGACGTCCGCTGGGTTGGCCGAAGAATGGCTTCCCGGGACCGCAGGGCCCGTACTACTGCGGTGTCGGGGCAGACAAGGTATACGCAAGGGATATTGTAGACGCGCACTATCGGGCTTGTTTGTACGCTGGAGTGAAGATTTGTGGCACGAATGCCGAAGTGATGCCGGCGCAGTGGGAGTATCAGGTTGGACCGTGCGAGGGTATCCAGATTGGCGACGATTTGTGGATGTCGCGCTTCTTGTTGCACCGTGTGGCTGAAGAGTTTGGT ATTGTTGCCACACTCGACCCAAAACCGATGCAGGGCGACTGGAATGGAGCCGGTGCGCATACTAACGTGTCCACGCAGACTATGCGAGAACCGGGGGGCATCGCTGAGATCGAAAAGGCCATCACTAAGTTGTCGAAGCATCACGACCGCCACATTCGTGCGTACGACCCGAACGGAGGCAAGGATAATGAGAGACGCTTGACGGGAAAACACGAAACCAGCTCGATCCACGACTTTAACGCCG GTGTTGCTAACCGTGGATGCTCGATTCGTATCCCGCGCGGTGTGTCCGATCAAGGCTGCGGCTACTTCGAAGATCGCCGGCCAAGCTCGAACTGCGATCCGTACAGTGTCTCCGAGGCGATCCTGCGAACGATTTGCCTGGACGAGTGA
- the LOC131210803 gene encoding glutamine synthetase 2 cytoplasmic isoform X1 — MSRTLELSPNAHINKSLLDKYMALPMPDGKIQATYIWIDGTGENVRCKDRTLDFIPQTPSELPIWNYDGSSTYQAQGSNSDVYLHPVALYKDPFRRGNNILVLCETYRYDGTPTESNKRKSCLEVCKLSADEHPWFGIEQEYTLLDVDGRPLGWPKNGFPGPQGPYYCGVGADKVYARDIVDAHYRACLYAGVKICGTNAEVMPAQWEYQVGPCEGIQIGDDLWMSRFLLHRVAEEFGIVATLDPKPMQGDWNGAGAHTNVSTQTMREPGGIAEIEKAITKLSKHHDRHIRAYDPNGGKDNERRLTGKHETSSIHDFNAGVANRGCSIRIPRGVSDQGCGYFEDRRPSSNCDPYSVSEAILRTICLDE; from the exons ATGTCGCGAACGTTGGAGCTGTCGCCGAATGCGCACATCAACAAGTCGCTGCTCGACAAGTACATGGCCTTGCCGATGCCGGACGGCAAAATTCAGGCAACGTACATCTGGATCGACGGAACTGGCGAAAACGTACGCTGTAAAGATCGTACACTCGACTTTATTCCCCAGACGCCAAGTG AGCTACCCATTTGGAACTACGACGGAAGCTCCACGTACCAGGCGCAGGGCTCGAACTCGGACGTCTATCTTCACCCGGTGGCCCTCTACAAGGATCCGTTTCGGCGCGGGAACAACATTCTGGTGCTGTGTGAGACGTACCGCTACGATGGTACACCCACCGAGTCCAACAAGCGCAAATCGTGCCTGGAGGTGTGCAAGCTGTCGGCAGACGAACATCCGTGGTTCGGAATAGAACAGGAATACACGCTGTTGGATGTTGACGGACGTCCGCTGGGTTGGCCGAAGAATGGCTTCCCGGGACCGCAGGGCCCGTACTACTGCGGTGTCGGGGCAGACAAGGTATACGCAAGGGATATTGTAGACGCGCACTATCGGGCTTGTTTGTACGCTGGAGTGAAGATTTGTGGCACGAATGCCGAAGTGATGCCGGCGCAGTGGGAGTATCAGGTTGGACCGTGCGAGGGTATCCAGATTGGCGACGATTTGTGGATGTCGCGCTTCTTGTTGCACCGTGTGGCTGAAGAGTTTGGT ATTGTTGCCACACTCGACCCAAAACCGATGCAGGGCGACTGGAATGGAGCCGGTGCGCATACTAACGTGTCCACGCAGACTATGCGAGAACCGGGGGGCATCGCTGAGATCGAAAAGGCCATCACTAAGTTGTCGAAGCATCACGACCGCCACATTCGTGCGTACGACCCGAACGGAGGCAAGGATAATGAGAGACGCTTGACGGGAAAACACGAAACCAGCTCGATCCACGACTTTAACGCCG GTGTTGCTAACCGTGGATGCTCGATTCGTATCCCGCGCGGTGTGTCCGATCAAGGCTGCGGCTACTTCGAAGATCGCCGGCCAAGCTCGAACTGCGATCCGTACAGTGTCTCCGAGGCGATCCTGCGAACGATTTGCCTGGACGAGTGA